From the Streptococcus sanguinis genome, the window ATAAAGGAGAAACCTTGTATGACACTATCCTGACTATGTCTGCTCTTGGCGTTGATGTTTGTGTCATTCGCCACCCGGAAGTGGATTATTACAAAGAGCTAGTGGAAAGCCCAACCATTACGACTTCCATCGTTAACGGTGGAGACGGTTCTGGTCAGCATCCTAGTCAAAGCTTGCTGGATCTGATGACCATTTATCAAGAGTTTGGTCGCTTTGAAGGCCTCAAGGTTGCGATTGCTGGTGACTTGGACCATTCGCGCGTGGCTAAGTCAAATATGCAGATTCTCAAGCGCTTGGGTGCAGAGCTCTACTTTGCAGGTCCGGAAGAATGGCGGAGCCAGGAGTTTGCGGACTATGGTAAGTTTGTCACTATTGATGAGGTGATTGAAGAAGTGGATGTCATGATGTTCCTGCGCGTGCAGCATGAGCGCCATGACTACGAGTCCATCTTTTCTAAAGAAAATTACCACAGACTGCATGGGCTGACTCAAGAGCGGTATGACCGCATGAAAGATACGGCGATTCTGATGCATCCAGCTCCAGTTAACCGCGATGTAGAAATTGCGGATCATTTGGTCGAAGCACCAAAATCGCGTATCGTTGAACAAATGACCAACGGCGTCTTTGTTAGAATGGCTATTATCGAAGCAGTTCTGAAAGGCCGTCAATAATCTCGGACAGTAGGCCGGGAGTGGGTGAAGCTATGTGAAGCAATCCCACTCCCTATTATTATATATCTTATGTGGATAGTCGTGGGCGGTCTGCATCTTGGACAGGAGGGAACAATGGCAAAGAGACTTTTAATATTAGAAAATGGCATGATCTTCGAAGGGGAAGCTTTTGGGGCAGATCTTTTTGTGACAGGCGAAATCGTCTTTAACACAGGCATGACAGGCTATCAGGAATCGATTACGGACCAGTCTTATAACGGCCAGATTTTGACCTTTACCTATCCCTTGGTTGGAAATTATGGCGTCAATCGGGACGATTATGAATCCATTCTGCCAACCTGCAAGGGAGTGGTGGTCTATGAGTATGCACGTCGTGCCAGCAATTGGCGCCAGCAATTGTCTTTGGATGAGTTCCTCAAAATCAAAAAGATACCAGGCATTTCGGGAATTGATACAAGGGCACTAACCAAGATTATCCGCCAGCATGGAACCATGCGGGCAACCATTGCCAATGCAGAGGATAGCATTGAGCATTTGCAAGACCAGCTGCAGGCGACAGTTCTGCCGACTGATAACATCAAGCAGGTGTCTACCAAGCAGTCTTATCCAGCTCCGGGAACGGGTCGCAGTGTGGTATTGGTTGACTTTGGTCTCAAACATTCTATCCTGCGGGAGTTAGCTAAGCGCAACTGCAGCGTGACAGTGGTGCCTTATGATACCAGAGCTGAGGAAATTCTCCAGCTCAATCCTGACGGAGTCATGCTGTCAAATGGACCGGGAAATCCGGAAGATGTGCCGGAGGCTCTGGACATGATTCGTGGTGTTCAGGGCAAAATTCCAATTTTCGGAATCTGTATGGGACATCAGCTCTTCTCCATGGCTAACGGTGCTAAGACGCATAAGATGAAGTTCGGCCACCGTGGCTTCAACCATGCGGTACGTGAGATTGCGACAGGCCGAGTTGACTTTACCAGTCAAAATCATGGCTATGCAGTCAGTCGTGAGGATTTGCCGGAATGCCTGATTGTGACTCATGAAGAAATCAATGATAAGTCTGTCGAAGGTGTGCGCCATCGGGATTATCCTGCCTTTTCTGTGCAGTTCCACCCAGATGCTGCGCCGGGACCGCATGATGCAGACTATCTCTTTGATGAGTTTATGGAAATGATGGATGCCCATCAGGCTTACTAGGAAGCAAGATTGAGAGGTGCACTATGCCAAAACGTAAAGATATTCAGAAAATTATGGTCATTGGTTCTGGTCCTATCGTTATTGGTCAGGCTGCGGAGTTTGACTATGCTGGGACTCAGGCTTGCCTGTCCTTGAAAGAAGAGGGCTACAGTGTCGTCTTGGTTAATTCTAATCCAGCGACCATTATGACGGACAAAGAAATTGCAGACCGAGTTTATATCGAGCCTATCACGCTGGAGTTTGTTGCGCGGATTTTGCGTAAAGAGCGCCCGGATGCTCTGCTGCCTACTTTGGGCGGCCAGACCGGACTCAATATGGCTATGGAACTATCCAAGTCAGGACTTTTAGAAGAGCTGGGAGTGGAACTCTTGGGAACCAAGCTATCGGCCATTGACCAAGCGGAAGACCGGGATCTCTTCAAGCAGCTGATGGAAGAGTTAGGCCAGCCCATCCCTGAGTCAGAAATTGTCAATACAGTTGATGAAGCACTGGAATTTGCGGCTGGCATCGGCTATCCAGTCATTGTCCGTCCGGCATTTACACTGGGAGGAACTGGCGGTGGTATCTGTAGCAATGAGGAAGAGCTGCAGGAAATCGCAGAAAACGGCCTCAAACTCTCTCCGGTTACCCAGTGTCTGATTGAGCGCTCCATAGCAGGCTTTAAGGAAATCGAATACGAGGTCATGCGGGATGGTGCAGACAATGCGCTGGTCGTATGTAATATGGAAAACTTTGATCCAGTCGGCATCCACACAGGTGATTCTATCGTTTTTGCACCTAGTCAGACCATCTCAGACTATGAATACCAGATGCTGCGGGACGCCAGCCTCAAGATTATCCGTGCGTTGAAGATTGAGGGGGGCTGTAATGTGCAGCTGGCTCTGGACCCGCATAGTTTCAAATACTATGTTATCGAGGTCAATCCACGGGTTTCCCGCTCATCAGCCCTTGCCTCTAAGGCGACCGGCTATCCGATTGCCAAGCTGGCGGCGAAAATTGCGGTCGGGCTTACATTAGATGAAATCATTAATCCGGTGACAGGTTCTACTTATGCTATGTTTGAGCCGGCTCTGGACTATATGGTCGCTAAGATTCCACGCTTTCCATTTGATAAGTTCGAGCAGGGTGAGCGCAGTCTGGGAACCCAGATGAAGGCGACCGGTGAAGTCATGGCTATCGGCCGCAATATCGAGGAGAGTCTGCTCAAGGCTTGCCGCTCTCTGGAAGTTGGTGTGGACCACAATGAGTTGCCTGCTCTCAGTCAAGTAAGCGATGATGAGCTGATGAGGAAGATTGTCAAGGCGCAAGACGACCGACTTTTCTACATCTCAGAGGCTATTCGCCGTGGTTACAGTCCGGATGAAATTGCTGAGCTGACCAAAATTGATGTCTTTTTCCTGGATAAGCTGCTCCATATTTACGAAATCGAGCAGGAACTGGCTTGTCATATCGGAGATAGCTATGTGCTCAAGAAAGCCAAGCAAAATGGCTTTGCGGATACTAAGATTGCTGCCTTATGGGACACAACAGCTGAGCAGGTACGTCGCATCCGGCAGGATCAGAAGATTGTGCCGGTTTACAAGATGGTAGATACTTGTGCTGCTGAGTTCGAGTCTGCGACGCCTTATTTCTACTCTACCTATGGCTTTGAAAATGAATCTGTCAAATCCAGCAAGGAATCAGTTCTGGTGCTGGGTTCTGGTCCTATCCGAATTGGGCAGGGAGTGGAGTTTGACTATGCGACTGTTCATTCGGTAAAGGCCATTCAGGCAGCTGGTTATGAAGCAATTATCATGAACAGCAATCCGGAGACTGTATCGACTGACTTTTCTGTCTCTGACAAGCTCTACTTTGAGCCGCTGACTTTTGAGGATGTTATGAATGTCATTGAGCTGGAGCAGCCTAAAGGTGTTATTGTTCAGTTTGGCGGACAGACAGCCATTAATCTGGCAGAGCCTCTGTCCAAGGCTGGTGTGAAGATTTTAGGTACCCAAGTAGCGGACTTGGATCGAGCTGAGGATCGGGATCTCTTTGAGCAAGCTCTGAAGGAGCTGGATATTCCGCAGCCGCCAGGCCAGACGGCTACTAATGAAGAGGAAGCAGTAGAAGCAGCTCGTAAGATTGGCTTCCCAGTCCTGGTGCGACCTTCCTATGTCTTGGGTGGCCGTGCCATGGAAATCGTAGAAAACGAAGCGGCTCTACGCTCTTATATGCGGACAGCGGTTAAGGCCAGTCCAGACCATCCGGTTTTGGTTGATTCTTATATTGTTGGTGATGAGTGCGAAGTGGATGCTATTTCTGATGGTTGTCAGGTCTTGATTCCAGGGATTATGGAGCATATCGAGCGGGCAGGGGTTCACTCAGGGGATTCCATGGCAGCCTATCCGCCGCAAACCCTATCGCAGAAAGTTAAGGATACCATTGCAGACTATACCAAGCGTTTGGCTCTGGGACTCAACTGTATTGGCATGATGAATATTCAGTTCGTCATCAAGGATGAGCAGGTCTATGTCATTGAGGTCAATCCACGGGCCAGCCGGACTGTTCCTTTCTTGTCCAAGGTGACTGATATTCCGATGGCACAAGTAGCGACTCGTTTGATTCTTGGGGAAAGCTTGGCAGAGCTGGG encodes:
- a CDS encoding carbamoyl phosphate synthase small subunit translates to MAKRLLILENGMIFEGEAFGADLFVTGEIVFNTGMTGYQESITDQSYNGQILTFTYPLVGNYGVNRDDYESILPTCKGVVVYEYARRASNWRQQLSLDEFLKIKKIPGISGIDTRALTKIIRQHGTMRATIANAEDSIEHLQDQLQATVLPTDNIKQVSTKQSYPAPGTGRSVVLVDFGLKHSILRELAKRNCSVTVVPYDTRAEEILQLNPDGVMLSNGPGNPEDVPEALDMIRGVQGKIPIFGICMGHQLFSMANGAKTHKMKFGHRGFNHAVREIATGRVDFTSQNHGYAVSREDLPECLIVTHEEINDKSVEGVRHRDYPAFSVQFHPDAAPGPHDADYLFDEFMEMMDAHQAY
- the carB gene encoding carbamoyl-phosphate synthase large subunit, with protein sequence MPKRKDIQKIMVIGSGPIVIGQAAEFDYAGTQACLSLKEEGYSVVLVNSNPATIMTDKEIADRVYIEPITLEFVARILRKERPDALLPTLGGQTGLNMAMELSKSGLLEELGVELLGTKLSAIDQAEDRDLFKQLMEELGQPIPESEIVNTVDEALEFAAGIGYPVIVRPAFTLGGTGGGICSNEEELQEIAENGLKLSPVTQCLIERSIAGFKEIEYEVMRDGADNALVVCNMENFDPVGIHTGDSIVFAPSQTISDYEYQMLRDASLKIIRALKIEGGCNVQLALDPHSFKYYVIEVNPRVSRSSALASKATGYPIAKLAAKIAVGLTLDEIINPVTGSTYAMFEPALDYMVAKIPRFPFDKFEQGERSLGTQMKATGEVMAIGRNIEESLLKACRSLEVGVDHNELPALSQVSDDELMRKIVKAQDDRLFYISEAIRRGYSPDEIAELTKIDVFFLDKLLHIYEIEQELACHIGDSYVLKKAKQNGFADTKIAALWDTTAEQVRRIRQDQKIVPVYKMVDTCAAEFESATPYFYSTYGFENESVKSSKESVLVLGSGPIRIGQGVEFDYATVHSVKAIQAAGYEAIIMNSNPETVSTDFSVSDKLYFEPLTFEDVMNVIELEQPKGVIVQFGGQTAINLAEPLSKAGVKILGTQVADLDRAEDRDLFEQALKELDIPQPPGQTATNEEEAVEAARKIGFPVLVRPSYVLGGRAMEIVENEAALRSYMRTAVKASPDHPVLVDSYIVGDECEVDAISDGCQVLIPGIMEHIERAGVHSGDSMAAYPPQTLSQKVKDTIADYTKRLALGLNCIGMMNIQFVIKDEQVYVIEVNPRASRTVPFLSKVTDIPMAQVATRLILGESLAELGYEDGLHPESSMVHIKAPVFSFTKLAKVDSLLGPEMKSTGEVMGSDRTLEKALYKAFEASYLHLPNFGNVVFTIADDSKEEALQLAQRFANIGYGIWATKGTASYFENHGLHVRLVEKIGSDDNKDIPAYIRKGKVQAIINTVGTKRTADKHGQIIRSSAIEHGVPLFTALDTADAMLKVLESRSFTTEAI
- a CDS encoding aspartate carbamoyltransferase catalytic subunit — protein: MSSNQIALKNLVSMETLSNEEVMALIKRGIEFKNGAKVHYDEQHIVSNLFFEPSTRTHKAFEVAELKLGCDLLDFDVKTSSVNKGETLYDTILTMSALGVDVCVIRHPEVDYYKELVESPTITTSIVNGGDGSGQHPSQSLLDLMTIYQEFGRFEGLKVAIAGDLDHSRVAKSNMQILKRLGAELYFAGPEEWRSQEFADYGKFVTIDEVIEEVDVMMFLRVQHERHDYESIFSKENYHRLHGLTQERYDRMKDTAILMHPAPVNRDVEIADHLVEAPKSRIVEQMTNGVFVRMAIIEAVLKGRQ